One Sporomusaceae bacterium DNA segment encodes these proteins:
- the panB gene encoding 3-methyl-2-oxobutanoate hydroxymethyltransferase translates to MAKQKVTIPSLKEMKEQGKKIRMVTAYDYPTGILVDKTDIELILVGDSLGMVVLGYDGTVPVTMDEMIHHCKATVRGAKNTLIVGDLPFGSYNMSISDAVYNATRMMKEGGADCIKLEGGLTVVETVRAIVNGGIPVMAHIGLTPQTASALGGFKVQGKDTAAAERMINEALKLEEAGAFAIVLEAIPAPLAEIITKKLTIPTIGIGAGVHCDGQVLVTHDLIGLFDRFVPKFVKQYANVSQDIVAAFNAYAEEVATGKFPGPEHSFTMKDEVLKRLY, encoded by the coding sequence ATGGCTAAGCAGAAGGTGACAATCCCCTCGCTCAAAGAGATGAAGGAGCAGGGCAAGAAAATCCGCATGGTAACGGCCTACGATTATCCGACCGGCATTCTGGTGGACAAGACCGACATCGAGCTAATCCTTGTCGGCGATTCGCTGGGCATGGTGGTGCTGGGTTACGACGGCACGGTGCCGGTAACGATGGACGAGATGATCCACCATTGCAAGGCGACGGTGCGCGGCGCGAAGAATACGCTGATCGTCGGCGACCTGCCGTTCGGCTCGTACAATATGAGCATCAGCGACGCGGTTTATAACGCCACCAGGATGATGAAGGAGGGCGGCGCCGACTGCATTAAGCTGGAGGGCGGCCTGACGGTGGTTGAGACGGTCAGGGCGATCGTCAACGGCGGCATCCCGGTAATGGCCCATATCGGCCTTACGCCGCAGACGGCTTCGGCTCTCGGCGGCTTCAAGGTGCAGGGCAAAGATACGGCCGCGGCCGAGCGGATGATCAACGAGGCGCTGAAGCTGGAAGAGGCCGGCGCGTTCGCGATTGTGCTTGAGGCTATCCCCGCGCCGCTGGCGGAGATCATTACCAAGAAGCTGACCATCCCGACAATCGGCATCGGCGCCGGTGTCCACTGCGACGGCCAGGTGCTTGTCACCCACGATCTTATCGGTCTGTTCGACCGCTTCGTGCCGAAGTTCGTCAAGCAGTACGCGAATGTCAGCCAGGATATCGTCGCCGCTTTTAACGCTTACGCCGAGGAAGTGGCCACCGGCAAGTTCCCCGGGCCGGAGCACAGCTTCACGATGAAGGACGAAGTGCTCAAACGGCTCTATTAA
- a CDS encoding glycosyltransferase, whose translation MCILFHEKMPQTIECIKSFLSSGVNIYVLNNNSSESACRDLRLFCRNHPNIQIFESPSNLGVGVGRNALIQNTREPWLFFVDNDIRIYTADWLEVLQNHVVAYPEIEAFVPRLFNVHDKRYVPHLSMGVEDGHVKTHIAETAASNMFPGGAAIVSRRLFDRLGLYDREIKVGLEDWELALRALLSGNPVRTRSVEDILLVHDHRQVQDEETKKAVLTRYDEQIIEISYQRLIKKHGVSWDHDYRPWLREQLRLMVAPSAAESRFSLGGRSWKARRQPTSCYLHALNTEHPERGDCGEKFVGGRPADGMAKSIVARILELYPHLRTFHVMGEPDPLLFPRITELVDYVKSLHKTIGINTNGAYGDKLLSLRYEPDYISFRLYGWNAGSTLAACGSDIFTPMVQNYRQLKEKYNNLGFCYTVSKNNYQDLGKILDLCDDLQPTFLRIANYLPDDLRPEQVEKIITVNDRSIIGDIERVIGSRPYIVTPPSYLRFGRPSAGGRPICKSYKKVISIDAAGNVGGCIGPVLPRFCAGNIFSADDPNNTPEMRRLRNLAVNGLYPHPECLYCTNKLV comes from the coding sequence GTGTGTATCCTGTTTCACGAAAAAATGCCCCAAACGATCGAGTGCATCAAAAGCTTTCTGAGTTCGGGAGTCAATATCTATGTGCTGAATAATAATTCATCGGAGAGCGCCTGCCGGGACCTGAGATTATTTTGTCGCAACCACCCCAATATCCAGATATTCGAGTCGCCGTCAAACTTAGGGGTGGGGGTCGGGCGAAACGCCCTGATTCAAAATACTCGGGAACCATGGCTTTTTTTTGTCGATAACGATATCCGGATTTACACTGCGGATTGGCTGGAGGTTTTACAAAACCATGTTGTAGCATATCCGGAAATCGAGGCGTTCGTCCCTCGTTTATTTAATGTCCACGATAAACGCTACGTGCCACACCTGTCTATGGGGGTTGAAGATGGCCATGTTAAAACACACATAGCGGAAACGGCAGCGTCGAATATGTTCCCCGGCGGGGCCGCAATAGTGAGCAGGCGGCTGTTTGACCGGCTGGGGCTTTATGACCGCGAAATAAAGGTTGGCTTAGAGGACTGGGAATTGGCGTTAAGGGCCCTTCTGTCGGGGAACCCGGTAAGAACTCGGAGCGTAGAGGATATATTGCTGGTCCACGATCATCGCCAGGTCCAGGATGAGGAAACAAAAAAGGCGGTTCTTACGCGGTACGATGAGCAGATTATCGAAATTTCATACCAAAGATTGATCAAGAAGCATGGGGTGAGCTGGGATCACGATTATCGGCCCTGGCTTAGAGAGCAGCTACGACTGATGGTAGCGCCGTCGGCCGCCGAATCACGATTCTCCTTAGGGGGTAGGTCCTGGAAAGCGCGCCGCCAGCCCACCAGTTGTTATCTTCATGCACTGAATACCGAGCATCCGGAACGAGGCGATTGCGGGGAAAAATTCGTCGGCGGCAGACCTGCCGACGGGATGGCGAAGTCAATTGTTGCGAGAATCCTTGAGTTATACCCCCATCTCCGTACGTTTCATGTTATGGGAGAACCCGACCCGCTACTTTTCCCACGGATAACTGAGCTCGTAGATTACGTTAAATCCTTGCACAAAACTATCGGGATTAATACGAACGGAGCTTATGGGGATAAACTGCTTTCCCTGCGTTACGAGCCAGACTATATTTCGTTTCGCTTATATGGATGGAATGCAGGCAGCACTTTGGCAGCATGCGGCTCAGACATCTTCACGCCCATGGTGCAAAATTATCGGCAGCTTAAAGAAAAGTACAACAATCTGGGGTTTTGTTACACGGTGTCCAAGAATAATTATCAGGACTTGGGTAAAATACTCGATCTGTGCGATGATCTGCAGCCGACGTTCCTGCGTATCGCTAATTATCTGCCGGACGATCTCCGTCCGGAACAGGTAGAAAAAATAATTACTGTAAATGATCGCTCGATTATCGGGGATATCGAAAGAGTAATAGGTAGTCGTCCCTATATCGTTACTCCCCCGAGTTACCTAAGATTTGGCCGTCCATCGGCGGGCGGGAGGCCAATCTGTAAATCGTACAAGAAAGTTATTAGCATTGACGCGGCCGGAAACGTCGGTGGCTGCATCGGTCCGGTTTTGCCGCGCTTTTGTGCCGGAAATATATTTAGCGCTGATGATCCAAATAATACGCCGGAAATGCGTAGGCTCAGAAATCTGGCGGTCAATGGATTGTACCCTCATCCCGAATGTCTGTACTGCACGAACAAGTTGGTCTGA
- the pdxS gene encoding pyridoxal 5'-phosphate synthase lyase subunit PdxS codes for MEQGTFRVKAGLAEMLKGGVIMDVTTPEQAKIAEQAGACAVMALERVPADIRAAGGVARMADPTIIQKIMEVVTIPVMAKARIGHFVEARILEALGADYIDESEVLTPADDKYHINKHDFKVPFVCGAKNLGEALRRIGEGAAMIRTKGEPGTGNVVEAVKHIRMVMSEIRLLQNLPEEEVAAFAKNIAAPIDLVQETKKLGRLPVVNFAAGGIATPADAALMMQLGCDGIFVGSGIFKSGDPAARAKAIVAATTYYNDPKVLAEVSRGLGEAMPGLEISTIAPHERMQERGW; via the coding sequence ATGGAACAAGGAACTTTTCGCGTAAAAGCCGGCCTGGCGGAAATGCTCAAAGGCGGCGTAATCATGGACGTAACCACCCCCGAACAGGCTAAAATCGCCGAACAGGCCGGCGCCTGCGCCGTAATGGCCCTTGAGAGGGTCCCGGCCGACATCCGCGCCGCCGGCGGCGTCGCCCGCATGGCCGACCCTACCATCATCCAGAAAATAATGGAAGTCGTCACTATTCCCGTCATGGCCAAAGCGCGCATCGGCCACTTCGTCGAGGCCCGCATCCTCGAGGCCCTCGGCGCCGACTACATCGACGAGAGCGAAGTCCTCACCCCCGCCGACGACAAATACCACATCAACAAACACGACTTCAAGGTACCCTTCGTCTGCGGCGCCAAAAACCTCGGCGAAGCGCTCCGCCGCATCGGCGAAGGCGCGGCCATGATCCGCACCAAAGGCGAGCCCGGCACCGGCAACGTCGTCGAAGCCGTCAAGCATATCCGCATGGTCATGAGCGAAATCCGCCTCCTTCAGAACCTCCCCGAAGAAGAAGTCGCCGCCTTTGCCAAAAACATCGCCGCCCCCATCGACCTAGTCCAAGAAACCAAGAAACTCGGCCGTCTGCCGGTTGTCAACTTCGCCGCCGGCGGTATCGCCACCCCGGCTGACGCCGCCCTCATGATGCAGCTCGGCTGCGACGGCATCTTCGTCGGCTCGGGCATCTTCAAATCCGGCGACCCGGCCGCCAGGGCCAAAGCCATCGTCGCCGCCACCACCTACTACAACGACCCCAAAGTCCTCGCCGAAGTCTCCCGCGGGTTGGGCGAAGCCATGCCTGGTCTGGAGATTTCCACCATCGCGCCCCATGAGCGGATGCAGGAGCGGGGCTGGTAA
- a CDS encoding NADH:flavin oxidoreductase/NADH oxidase, with protein sequence MLFTPFTAKGLTLKNRIVMPPMCNYVAGRVGLATDWHYIHYVTRAVGGVGLIIQEATGVEDGGRITARDLGLWNDGQRDGLARIVAAAHQYGAKIAVQLNHAGRKSEVEYLEPVGPSAIPFSDKHRTPRELTADDIAAIVERFAAAARRAAAAGYDAVEIHGAHGYLISQFLSPLSNKRDDGYGGSPAGRARLLGEIVAAVRAVLPAAMPIIVRVSASDWEEGGNTPESMAAMLNLVKGEGIDIVNVSSGAVTPAVPRAFPGYQIPFALTIKEKTGLPVIGGGLITDPIQAQQVVKTGVDLVFLGRELLRSPYWPRKAAFVLGQETDWPEPYLRGKFL encoded by the coding sequence ATGCTGTTCACCCCGTTCACCGCCAAGGGCCTGACCCTGAAAAACCGCATCGTCATGCCGCCGATGTGCAACTACGTCGCCGGCCGCGTGGGCCTCGCCACCGACTGGCACTACATCCACTACGTCACCCGCGCCGTCGGCGGCGTCGGGCTCATTATCCAGGAAGCCACCGGCGTCGAGGACGGCGGCCGCATCACCGCCCGCGACCTCGGCCTATGGAACGACGGCCAGCGGGACGGCCTGGCGCGCATCGTCGCCGCTGCTCATCAGTACGGGGCCAAAATCGCCGTCCAGCTCAACCACGCCGGGCGCAAAAGCGAAGTCGAATACCTCGAGCCAGTCGGACCGTCGGCCATTCCCTTCAGCGACAAACACCGCACCCCCCGCGAACTCACCGCAGACGACATCGCCGCCATCGTCGAACGCTTCGCCGCCGCCGCCCGCCGCGCCGCCGCCGCCGGCTACGACGCCGTCGAAATCCACGGCGCCCACGGCTACCTTATCAGCCAGTTCCTCTCCCCCCTCAGCAACAAGCGCGACGACGGCTACGGCGGCTCTCCGGCGGGTCGCGCCCGCCTGCTCGGCGAAATCGTCGCCGCCGTGCGCGCCGTCCTCCCGGCCGCCATGCCGATCATCGTCAGAGTCTCGGCCTCCGACTGGGAAGAAGGCGGCAACACCCCCGAATCGATGGCCGCCATGCTAAACCTCGTCAAAGGCGAAGGCATAGATATCGTCAACGTCAGCTCCGGCGCCGTCACCCCCGCCGTGCCGCGGGCCTTCCCCGGCTACCAGATACCCTTCGCCCTCACCATCAAAGAAAAAACCGGCCTGCCCGTCATCGGCGGCGGCCTCATCACCGACCCCATCCAGGCCCAGCAGGTCGTCAAAACCGGCGTCGACCTCGTCTTCCTCGGCCGCGAGCTGCTGCGCAGCCCCTACTGGCCGCGCAAGGCCGCCTTTGTCCTCGGCCAGGAGACCGACTGGCCGGAGCCTTACCTGCGGGGCAAATTCCTGTGA
- a CDS encoding glycosyltransferase family 4 protein, whose translation MKDPGSECMGQASPSLPKIALILDADYWAFANIARELCCYLSDRFNFTVLSMSQIKDIPQLLSMVKDCRVVHFFWREDLRLIESLLSPDHKAYPLAANALARQFFSTAVYDHLYLKKREIAEKLFLFQNIVDGYYVSSKRLFEIYSHIDGYPKPSAVLEDGIDLSLFYPVNLQRFRGAESCKILIGWTGHSRWGGLAAPSEDFKGVNTILQPAIRQLVKEGLPVELLMADRAEKLIPHREMVNYYAKIDLYVCASKIEGTPNPVLEAMACGVPVISTDVGIVPQVFGPKQSEFILKERSVSCLKQAIRQFISRPELFKVLSQENLEQIKKQDWRFKAEMFAAYFTRCLEHVKA comes from the coding sequence ATGAAAGACCCCGGTTCGGAATGTATGGGGCAAGCGAGTCCTTCCCTTCCGAAGATTGCTTTAATCCTCGATGCGGATTATTGGGCGTTTGCCAACATCGCACGTGAGCTTTGCTGTTATTTAAGCGACCGGTTTAATTTCACGGTTTTATCTATGAGCCAAATAAAGGACATTCCACAGCTTTTATCAATGGTCAAAGATTGCCGCGTCGTACACTTTTTCTGGCGGGAAGATCTTCGGCTTATCGAGTCTCTCCTGTCCCCGGATCATAAAGCATATCCACTCGCTGCGAACGCGCTTGCCCGCCAGTTTTTTTCTACCGCGGTCTATGATCATTTATACTTGAAAAAAAGAGAGATTGCGGAAAAATTGTTTTTATTCCAAAACATTGTTGATGGCTATTACGTCTCATCAAAACGATTATTTGAAATATACTCCCATATCGACGGTTATCCCAAGCCATCTGCCGTACTTGAAGACGGTATAGACCTGTCGCTGTTTTATCCGGTGAACTTACAGCGGTTCCGGGGAGCCGAATCCTGCAAGATCTTGATCGGGTGGACGGGGCACAGCCGCTGGGGAGGCTTAGCGGCTCCTAGCGAAGATTTCAAGGGAGTTAATACTATTCTTCAGCCAGCAATCAGGCAACTGGTCAAGGAAGGCTTGCCTGTGGAACTGCTTATGGCCGATCGGGCGGAAAAACTGATCCCCCACCGCGAGATGGTAAATTATTATGCAAAAATTGATCTCTATGTTTGCGCCTCCAAAATAGAAGGCACGCCTAACCCGGTCTTGGAGGCGATGGCTTGCGGAGTTCCCGTGATATCTACCGATGTGGGTATTGTCCCCCAAGTATTCGGGCCAAAACAATCCGAATTTATTCTCAAGGAGCGCTCGGTTAGCTGTCTCAAGCAGGCCATCCGGCAGTTTATATCCCGTCCAGAATTATTTAAAGTACTTTCCCAAGAAAACTTAGAGCAGATAAAAAAGCAGGATTGGCGATTCAAGGCGGAGATGTTCGCGGCTTATTTCACGAGATGTTTGGAGCATGTTAAAGCATAA
- the pdxT gene encoding pyridoxal 5'-phosphate synthase glutaminase subunit PdxT: MKIGVLALQGAFREHRWMLERCGAEAVEVRKPEDLDDLAGLVIPGGESTTIGKLLVEWGLMDKIKERAAAGMAVYGTCAGMILLAREIVGSDQPRLGLMDATVRRNAFGRQRESFEADLNVPEFGAEPVRAVFIRAPFIENAGPDVKVLAAVGDHIVIARQGKFLVTAFHPELTDDDRIHKYFLEMIQGKA; encoded by the coding sequence GTGAAAATCGGCGTACTCGCCCTCCAGGGCGCCTTCCGCGAACACCGCTGGATGCTGGAGCGCTGCGGCGCTGAAGCCGTCGAAGTCAGGAAACCCGAAGACCTCGACGACCTCGCCGGCCTCGTCATCCCCGGCGGTGAAAGCACCACTATCGGCAAACTGCTTGTCGAATGGGGCCTCATGGATAAAATCAAGGAACGTGCCGCCGCCGGCATGGCCGTCTACGGCACCTGCGCCGGCATGATCCTCCTTGCCAGGGAGATCGTCGGCAGCGACCAGCCGCGCCTCGGCCTCATGGACGCCACCGTGCGGCGCAACGCCTTCGGCCGCCAGCGCGAGAGCTTCGAAGCCGACCTTAATGTCCCCGAATTCGGCGCCGAACCGGTGAGAGCTGTGTTTATCCGCGCCCCCTTCATCGAAAACGCCGGGCCGGACGTCAAAGTGCTGGCCGCCGTCGGCGACCACATCGTCATCGCCCGCCAGGGCAAATTCCTCGTTACCGCCTTCCATCCCGAACTCACCGACGACGACCGTATCCACAAATATTTCCTAGAAATGATCCAAGGCAAGGCATAA
- a CDS encoding glycosyltransferase: MKKPRRSRLIPGIRKTDYLFEPNHYFLSKDSSAEDGPNIGTLGKNLTITFLSLNRSALSARLLASIVKHIPRFAGEILIVDNGSAAKELIQLQEACKSFPFRWRIVELEKNHGVGGGRNRTIPYVNTDWIMFLDNDIYFIDDPLQAIQTDIALLGCHFLNLPLLDKDGTVTAIGGHFYIWPQDDKYHTICKSAWIPQQQNSFSGQCFLSTFLSGGACVIKKQTFQQIGAYDEGMFIGYEDLDLSIRLFQAGYKIGNTGCFAWVHDHCEAVAELDRQYEKLRWSLETIRGAAEYFEKKHKLVVWDDALIAWIAAKE; encoded by the coding sequence ATGAAAAAGCCCCGTCGCAGCCGCCTCATCCCCGGTATCCGCAAGACCGATTATCTGTTTGAGCCTAATCACTATTTTCTGTCAAAAGATTCATCCGCTGAAGATGGCCCTAATATCGGGACGCTTGGCAAGAATCTAACAATCACCTTTCTGTCTTTAAATCGTTCGGCATTATCCGCCAGACTACTGGCGTCGATTGTCAAACACATCCCTCGGTTTGCCGGTGAAATCCTGATCGTCGATAATGGGTCGGCAGCCAAGGAGCTCATCCAGCTACAGGAAGCATGTAAAAGCTTCCCCTTTCGCTGGCGGATCGTGGAGCTGGAAAAAAACCATGGCGTCGGGGGTGGACGCAATCGCACCATCCCCTATGTTAATACTGACTGGATCATGTTTCTCGACAACGACATATATTTCATCGATGATCCGCTGCAAGCCATACAGACCGATATCGCTTTGCTCGGCTGCCACTTCTTGAATCTGCCGCTGCTCGATAAAGACGGTACCGTAACTGCGATAGGGGGACATTTTTACATCTGGCCCCAAGATGACAAATATCATACAATATGCAAAAGCGCCTGGATACCGCAACAGCAAAACAGTTTCTCCGGTCAGTGTTTCCTGTCCACTTTTCTCAGCGGCGGAGCGTGTGTAATAAAAAAACAGACGTTTCAACAAATCGGCGCCTATGATGAAGGAATGTTCATAGGCTACGAGGATCTGGATTTGTCGATCCGCCTGTTCCAGGCAGGCTACAAGATCGGAAATACCGGGTGCTTTGCCTGGGTGCATGATCATTGTGAGGCAGTAGCAGAGCTGGACAGGCAATACGAAAAGCTGCGATGGTCGCTGGAAACGATCAGAGGGGCGGCCGAATATTTCGAGAAAAAGCACAAACTGGTGGTTTGGGACGATGCGCTTATTGCCTGGATCGCCGCTAAAGAATGA
- a CDS encoding NUDIX domain-containing protein, translating to MTMNKISAGLMMFRRKNGELEIFLAHPGGPYLKHKDLGYWGIPKGEIEAGEDLLTAAVREFAEETGMTAAGEFLPLGSVVQASGKTVHAWAFAGEWEDGRIPASNLFPLEWPPKSGREQWFPEIDQAAFFPVPAAKRKINRAQGEFIVRLEMLLGAGR from the coding sequence ATGACTATGAATAAGATCAGCGCCGGCCTGATGATGTTCCGGCGAAAAAACGGCGAGCTGGAGATATTCCTGGCCCACCCCGGCGGGCCTTACCTGAAGCATAAGGACCTTGGCTACTGGGGCATCCCCAAGGGGGAGATCGAGGCCGGCGAGGATCTGCTGACGGCCGCCGTCCGCGAGTTTGCCGAGGAGACGGGCATGACGGCGGCGGGCGAGTTCCTGCCGCTGGGGTCGGTGGTGCAGGCGAGCGGCAAGACGGTGCACGCGTGGGCGTTCGCGGGCGAATGGGAGGATGGCCGGATTCCGGCGAGCAACCTTTTTCCGCTGGAGTGGCCGCCCAAGTCGGGGCGGGAGCAATGGTTCCCGGAGATCGACCAGGCGGCTTTTTTCCCCGTGCCGGCGGCGAAGCGTAAGATTAACCGCGCGCAGGGGGAGTTTATCGTGAGGCTGGAGATGCTACTTGGCGCCGGCCGGTGA
- a CDS encoding 2-dehydropantoate 2-reductase, whose protein sequence is MKIAIIGAGAMGSLFGGRLALAGEEVWLLDVWEEHVRTINDKGLSIASPAGDIVARPKATTRLEDIGAAELAIIFVKSTATANAAATAAALLGPDTAVLTLQNGYGNAETIAAAVGAARVIAGTTAQGATLLGPGRIMHGGSGETHIGEMGGGLTERLQKIAACLTKAGITTIADDNVASLIWGKLIVNVGINALTGITGLKNGELADHEETRQVLAMAVEEAVRVADAAGVKLPYGNPVEKVLAVAVATAQNRSSMLQDLSGGRMTEIEAINGALVREGERFGVPTPVNRVLTLLIKALEKLPRDNRQ, encoded by the coding sequence GTGAAAATCGCCATCATCGGCGCCGGCGCCATGGGCAGCCTTTTCGGCGGACGCCTGGCGCTGGCGGGGGAAGAGGTCTGGCTGCTGGACGTGTGGGAAGAGCATGTCCGGACCATAAACGACAAGGGGCTTTCGATTGCCTCGCCGGCCGGGGATATCGTGGCCCGGCCGAAGGCGACGACCAGATTGGAGGACATCGGCGCCGCCGAGCTGGCGATCATTTTCGTGAAGTCGACCGCGACCGCCAATGCGGCCGCGACGGCCGCCGCCCTGCTCGGCCCGGATACGGCGGTACTGACCCTCCAGAACGGCTACGGCAACGCCGAGACGATTGCCGCGGCGGTAGGCGCCGCCAGGGTGATTGCCGGAACGACCGCCCAGGGGGCGACGCTGCTGGGGCCGGGACGGATTATGCACGGCGGCAGCGGCGAGACACATATCGGCGAGATGGGCGGCGGACTGACCGAGCGCCTGCAGAAGATCGCCGCCTGTCTTACGAAGGCCGGTATTACGACAATCGCCGACGACAATGTGGCGTCGCTTATCTGGGGCAAGCTGATCGTCAATGTGGGCATCAACGCGCTCACCGGTATCACCGGCCTGAAGAACGGCGAGCTGGCTGACCATGAGGAGACCAGGCAGGTGCTGGCGATGGCGGTGGAGGAGGCGGTGAGGGTGGCGGACGCCGCCGGGGTGAAGCTGCCGTATGGCAATCCGGTGGAGAAGGTGCTGGCCGTCGCCGTAGCCACGGCCCAGAATCGCTCGTCGATGCTGCAGGATCTGTCGGGGGGCCGGATGACGGAGATCGAGGCGATCAACGGCGCGCTTGTCCGCGAGGGCGAGCGCTTCGGGGTGCCGACGCCGGTCAACCGGGTGCTGACGCTGCTGATCAAGGCGCTGGAGAAACTGCCACGCGATAATCGCCAATAA
- a CDS encoding cysteine hydrolase family protein — MNGLPESVALLIIDVQQAIDDPAWAKHGPRNNPRAEENIAALLAAWRRAGRTVVHAKHESVEPGSTYRPGQPGCEFKPCAAPLAGEQVVVKHVNSAFIGTGLAETLRAAGAQSLVICGVITNNSVEATVRMAGNLGFDTWLAHDAAFTFARPDYDGRLRSAAEVHAMSLANLEGEYCRVVTTGEILAMIQ; from the coding sequence GTGAACGGCCTGCCGGAGAGCGTCGCCCTGCTTATCATCGACGTCCAGCAGGCCATCGACGACCCCGCGTGGGCCAAACACGGCCCGCGCAACAACCCCCGTGCCGAGGAAAACATCGCCGCCCTGCTCGCCGCCTGGCGCCGTGCCGGGCGCACCGTCGTCCACGCCAAACACGAATCGGTCGAGCCCGGCTCTACCTATCGCCCCGGCCAGCCCGGCTGCGAATTCAAACCCTGCGCCGCGCCGCTCGCCGGCGAACAAGTCGTCGTCAAACACGTCAACAGCGCCTTCATCGGCACCGGCCTGGCGGAAACCCTGCGGGCCGCCGGCGCCCAAAGCCTCGTCATCTGCGGCGTCATCACCAACAACTCCGTCGAAGCAACCGTCCGCATGGCCGGCAACCTCGGCTTCGACACCTGGCTCGCCCACGACGCCGCCTTCACCTTCGCCCGCCCCGACTACGACGGCCGCCTCCGGAGCGCCGCCGAAGTCCACGCCATGTCGCTCGCCAACCTTGAGGGCGAATACTGCCGCGTCGTCACAACCGGCGAAATACTCGCCATGATCCAATAA
- a CDS encoding hexokinase — translation MHIPAGILARAERALTLTPAQEEAVVADFRAAMTAGLAGEQSSLKMLPSHLGKPTGDERGLFLALDFGGSNVRVQLIELQGQGKWLVRSQTAAPLRDPAGAYDYTAAAVTGEQLFDFLAAQIAALVDDGRDYLLGHTFSFPCRQPDLGHAVLLGWTKEIKTAGVEGREVSGLLAAALARRGLARVRPVAVINDTVGTMLAAAYRDGSADIAAICGTGHNTCYYDDARDTIINMESGNFAALPLSSWDDALDTASEHPGAQRLEKAVAGRYLGEIARLIVADAGGETGPPYSLTAEDLARWLAEPDGLRRRLATLVAGRSARLVAATFRSVLTHIDPGRKYKHTVAIDGSLYEKMPGYAGMLAAALGASPVLVKDGSGAGAAVAAALTVSRR, via the coding sequence ATGCACATCCCCGCCGGTATCCTTGCCCGCGCCGAGCGCGCCCTCACCCTCACCCCCGCCCAGGAGGAGGCCGTCGTCGCCGATTTTCGCGCCGCCATGACCGCCGGGCTGGCCGGCGAACAGAGCTCTCTCAAAATGCTGCCCTCCCACCTCGGCAAGCCGACCGGCGACGAGCGCGGCCTCTTTCTCGCCCTCGACTTCGGCGGCAGCAATGTCCGCGTCCAGCTCATCGAACTCCAGGGGCAGGGGAAATGGCTCGTCCGCAGCCAGACCGCCGCCCCGCTCCGCGACCCGGCGGGCGCCTACGACTATACGGCCGCCGCCGTCACCGGCGAGCAGCTCTTCGACTTCCTCGCCGCCCAGATCGCCGCCCTCGTCGACGACGGACGCGACTACCTTCTCGGCCACACCTTCTCCTTCCCGTGCCGCCAGCCCGACCTCGGCCACGCCGTCCTCCTCGGCTGGACAAAGGAAATAAAGACCGCCGGCGTCGAAGGCCGCGAAGTGAGCGGCCTGCTGGCCGCCGCCCTCGCCCGCCGGGGCCTCGCGCGGGTACGGCCCGTCGCCGTCATCAACGACACCGTCGGCACCATGCTCGCCGCCGCCTATCGCGACGGCAGCGCCGACATCGCCGCCATCTGCGGCACCGGCCACAACACCTGCTACTACGACGACGCCCGCGACACCATCATCAACATGGAATCAGGCAACTTCGCCGCCCTGCCCCTCAGCTCCTGGGACGACGCCCTTGACACCGCCAGCGAACACCCCGGCGCCCAGCGCCTCGAAAAGGCGGTCGCCGGCCGCTACCTCGGCGAAATCGCCCGCCTTATCGTCGCCGACGCCGGCGGCGAGACCGGCCCGCCCTACTCGCTTACCGCCGAAGATCTTGCCCGCTGGCTGGCGGAACCCGACGGCCTGCGCCGCCGTCTCGCCACCCTCGTCGCCGGGCGCTCCGCCCGGCTGGTCGCCGCCACCTTCCGCAGCGTCCTCACTCACATCGACCCAGGCCGAAAATACAAACACACCGTCGCTATCGACGGCTCGCTGTACGAAAAAATGCCCGGCTACGCCGGAATGCTGGCCGCCGCGCTCGGCGCCTCCCCCGTCCTCGTTAAAGACGGTTCCGGGGCAGGGGCGGCTGTCGCCGCCGCGCTGACCGTCAGTCGCCGTTAG